The Dioscorea cayenensis subsp. rotundata cultivar TDr96_F1 chromosome 19, TDr96_F1_v2_PseudoChromosome.rev07_lg8_w22 25.fasta, whole genome shotgun sequence genome includes a window with the following:
- the LOC120283683 gene encoding myosin heavy chain, fast skeletal muscle: MLRSQQSQIETLADDRQHLETYVHAQHDSWVSRSCILESQISQMKEEEAKRRLMESAWLDLAVGMKQREALCYKNLLELSETDLEDFRECVEVLSAHISELKEKLEGQKDKEVDGEEMKDGSKRNVESAQEGEKSKRTLKLEIKKLKQAHKILSSKKEAEITALLSEKDFVWNQLKKMESDYIAIVKTKKIEVDQANEAVQKLQTNIENLQMSNSEKDKAIARVETERSNLELDVRRCNEEVQQAKEKAEALQLEVNKLHAATKEKDKLINKLRKDVAKLEMNAKQCTIDKNRLSMDLESQRSSRNASVTPVGSHLRIPSGKRKWCSANSRACQMNRDTYDKSGPRTAVAPSRLRRCSKRVEIKNISKPESPALFSSNFKIPKLKVSAAAVVS; this comes from the exons ATGCTGCGGTCGCAGCAGTCGCAGATCGAAACCCTCGCCGATGACCGGCAGCACCTTGAAACCTACGTCCATGCTCAGCATGATAGTTGGGTTTCCAGATCTTGCATCCTTGAGTCTCAGATCTCTCAG ATGAAGGAAGAGGAGGCGAAGCGGCGATTGATGGAGTCAGCGTGGCTTGATCTCGCCGTCGGGATGAAGCAGAGGGAGGCATTGTGCTACAAGAACTTGTTAG AACTCTCGGAGACTGATCTGGAAGACTTTCGTGAATGTGTTGAAGTTCTGAGTGCCCATATTTCAGAATTGAAG GAAAAACTTGAAGGTCAAAAGGACAAAGAGGTTGATGGTGAGGAGATGAAAGATGGCAGTAAAAGGAATGTGGAAAGTGCTCAGGAAGGAGAGAAAAGCAAGCGGACACTAAAATTAGAGATCAAAAAGTTAAAGCAGGCACATAAGATACTTTCTTCAAAGAAGGAAGCTGAAATTACTGCTTTATTATCTGAGAAGGACTTTGTTTGGAACCAATTGAAGAAGATGGAGAGTGATTACATTGCTATTGTTAAGACCAAGAAAATAGAAGTTGATCAGGCTAATGAAGCTGTACAGAAGCTTCAGACTAACATTGAGAACTTGCAGATGTCTAACAGTGAGAAGGATAAAGCTATTGCTAGAGTAGAAACTGAGAGGTCCAATCTGGAGTTGGATGTGAGACGGTGTAATGAGGAAGTTCAACAGGCTAAAGAGAAGGCTGAAGCACTTCAGCTTGAAGTGAATAAGTTGCATGCTGCTACGAAAGAGAAGGATAAGTTGATCAATAAGTTAAGGAAGGATGTTGCAAAACTTGAGATGAATGCGAAACAATGCACAATTGATAAGAACAGACTATCAATGGATTTGGAGTCACAAAGGAGCTCTAGAAATGCTTCTGTTACACCTGTAGGAAGTCATTTAAGAATACCTTCTGGGAAGCGTAAATGGTGCAGTGCAAACAGTCGTGCTTGCCAAATGAACAGAGATACCTATGACAAATCTGGACCAAGAACCGCCGTCGCTCCTAGT CGACTCCGGAGATGTTCCAAAAGGGTGGAAATAAAGAACATCTCCAAGCCAGAAAGCCCGGCATTGTTCTCATCTAATTTTAAGATCCCAAAGCTTAAGGTTTCTGCAGCTGCTGTTGTATCATGA